A window from Cryptomeria japonica chromosome 1, Sugi_1.0, whole genome shotgun sequence encodes these proteins:
- the LOC131875271 gene encoding uncharacterized protein LOC131875271: protein MNALLVAGEEKKLQRERAKLAMRTAIAESQGVSIDLEEEEEALEGIVGSRRGPCIRKPTITSPIASASSSRVPGTVPLPSQRSGLIGDYFVSRNTAGAQPSLEATGWNKDVHEKTNIVVANFWYFNNIAFNVAENAYWLNLVTAMTVSGKGYKAPSRRDLSGRLLTNAVARAREVMEDQKIEWANYGCTILSDGWTDGKNRTIINFLVACKDNVLFLKSVDASSKVKNAETLAGMLEHVIMEVGVENVVQIITDNAAAYVSAGRILLNYHL, encoded by the exons atgaatgccctacttgtagctggggaagagaagaaactgcaaagggagagggcaaagctagccatgagaacagccatagctgaatctcaaggtgtttctattgaccttgaagaggaagaagaagcacttgagggcatagtgggctctcggcgtggcccatgtatccgcaaacccaccatcacctcgcccattgcttctgcttcctctagtagagtacctggcactgttccacttccatcacaacgATCAGGGTtgataggtgattattttgtgtcCAGGAACACAgctggagcacaaccatcattagaggccactggatGGAATAAAGACGTACATGAGAAAACTAACATTGTAGTTGCtaatttttggtacttcaacaacattgcattcaatgtggcggagaatgcttattggctgaatttggtgactgctatgacagtttcaggaaaggggtacaaggccccttctcgtagggatttgagtgggag gttgctcacaaatgcagttgctagggcaagagaagtgatggaggatcaaaaaattgaatgggcaaattatggctgcaccattctttctgatgggtggacagatggcaagaaccgcaccatcatcaattttttggtcgcttgcaaggacaatgtactgttcttgaaatctgttgatgcctctagcaaggtgaaaaatgcagaaacattggctggaatgttggagcatgtcatcatggaggtgggggtagagaatgtggtgcaaatcatcacagataatgcagcagcatatgtgtcagcaggtagaatccttttgaattatcacctttag